The DNA region CAGGAATGCAGCCGCCTCGCCGGGCAGCGAGGCCGAGCGCGCCGTCACCAAGGCGTCAGCCAACTACTTCAACGGCGCCTGGGACCTTGTCGACGCCTATAACAGCAAGGTCGTCAAGCTCGAAGAGCTTGAACAAGGGGATCTCCCCGAGGCGATGCGGACGATGACTCTCGACGAGCAGCGCAAGCACATCGAGACCGTCACGCAGCAGCGCGTGGCGATCCAGAAGCAGATCAACAAGCTGAACGAGGAGCGCAAGGAGTTCATCGCCGAGGAACGCACCAAGCTCGCCGAATCGGGCGAGGCCGACACGCTCGACGAGGCGATGAACAGCATCCTGCGTGAGCAGGCTGAAGCGCGCCATTTCGAGCTGAAGTAAGCCAGAGCGTTACCTTGGGCAAGATGGGCGGCCGTTGCGCACCCGCCCGTCTTGCCCTACACTCTTAAGTGGCGGCACAGGGGATAGACGAATGCCGGAACAGCAGATCCTGGTTATCGAGGACGACGCCGCCATTCGCCGCGGCGTCGTGGATGCCCTCCAGCTCGAGGGCTACGCGACGCTCGAGGCCGGCGACGGAGACTCCGGCCTGCGCCTGGCGATCGAGGCCGGGTGCGACCTTGTGCTCCTTGACCTCATTCTGCCCGGCCCCGACGGGTTGGCCATCCTGGGCGCGGTCCGCGAGAAGCGTCGCGCCCTGCCCATCATCATCCTCACCGCCCGCGGCGAAGAGGCCCAGCGCGTTGAGGGACTGCGCCTCGGCGCCGACGACTACATCGTCAAGCCGTTCAGCGTCAAAGAGCTTCTCGCCCGCGTCGAGGCCGTGCTCCGGCGCTCCACGGAACCGCCGCCCGACGTCGACACCGTCACCTTCCCCGGCGGCCGGGCCGATCTTGCCCGGCGCACCGTTCAGTCCGACGGCGGCAAGGCCTGCGAGCTCTCGCAGCGCGAAGCCGAGCTGCTGCGATATCTCGCCTCGCGCGCCGGCCGGCTCGTGCCGCGCGACGAGCTGCTTGCCCGCGTCTGGCACGTCAACCCGAGCTACATCCAGACGCGCACGGTCGATATGCACATCGCCCGCCTGCGCGAGAAGCTCGGCGACGACCGCGACGAGCCACGCATCATCCGCACCGTGCGCGGCGAGGGTTACCTGTTCGTCACCGCCGGAGACGGACCATGAGAGGATCGTGGCACATCTGGACCGTCTTCGCCATCGGGCTCGCCGTGGCGCTCGTGGCGATGGCCTGGATCAGCCACGAGGCGCTGCGCCTCGAACGCTCCGAGGGTGAGATGCGGCGCGCGGCCGCACTCGAGGAGGACGTGCGGCTCGCGCTCTGGCGCATCGACTCGGCGCTTGGCCCCTCGATCGCGCGTGAGAACACGCGACCGTGGTTCGTCTATGGCGCCTTCTACCAGACCCGCGGCGTCTTTCAACGGAATGCGAGTGAAACCGAGCAAGGCGACGTGCTCATTCCGTCGCCCCTGCTCATCAACGAATACCCGAATATCCTGCTTTTCTTCCAGTTCGCGCCCGACGGCACGCTCACCTCGCCCCAAGTCCCCACGGGCGCCGAACGCACGCTTGCCGAAAGCACTTACGTGTCGCGCGAGCAGCTTGACCGTGCCGCTGAACGAATCGCCGCCTTCGCCGGCCTCGTGAGCCGCGAGGCCCTGCTCACCGCGCTCGACGCCGCGCCGGAATTGGAGAGCCCCGCGTACATAGAGAACGCGGCGGCACCGTTCGACCGGCGGCACCCGCAGATCGCACACGCTGCAGATCGCGACACACCGCAAGCGTTTCCCGTAGCCCTCGCTGGCATGCAGCCCATCGCCGCACAATCCAACACCGCACAGGACATTGCACCGCGCTCGAGCAGGATGGCCCAGGATTCCTACAACGAGAGCGAGTTCAATGCCCGCACCCGCAACCAGATGCAGATCCCGTCCGCCAACATCGGCCTCATGAACCTGCTCCAGGCGCGCGAGCCGATACCGCCAAGCACGCCGCTGCAGGCGGTCTGGATCGGCGACGCGCTCCTGCTCGCGCGCACAGTGCAGATCAACGGGGCAACCTCCATCCAAGGCTGCTGGCTCGACTGGCCCAGCCTGCGCACCGCGCTCCTCGACGAAGTCCGCGACCTGCTGCCCAATGCCTTGCTCGAACCGGCGCCATTCGCCAACGAGCCGGGCCGCATGCTCGCTGCGCTGCCGGTTCGCATTGTGCCGGGCAACAAGCCGGAAAGCGCAAAGCTGCTGCCTTCGCCCATCCGCTTGACGCTGACCATCGCCTGGGTCTGCGTCGTGCTCGGCGCGGCGGCCGTTGCCGTGCTGCTCGCCGGCACCGTGCGGCTCAGCGAGCGGCGCGGCGCCTTCGTCTCGGCCGTTACGCACGAGCTGCGAACGCCGCTCACGACGTTCCGCATCTACACCGACCTGCTCGCCCACGGCGCGCGCCAGGACGACGCGAAACGCCGCCAGTATATCGAGACGCTCAGCGCCGAGGCCGACCGCCTCTCACACCTCGTCGAGAACGTGCTCGCTTACGCGCGCCTCACGGGCCGCCCGGCGGGACGCTCGGCCGAGATCGTGTCCGTCGAGCACCTCCTCGAGCGCGTCACCGGCCGCTTGAGCGACCGCGCCGCACGCGCCGGCATGGAGCTCGTCGTCGAGCAAGACGATGCCGCGGGCACGACCGCGATCCGCGCCGACGAGACCGTCGTTGAGCAGATCCTGCTGAACCTTGTTGATAACGCCTGCAAATACGCCGCCTCGGCCGCCGACCGACGCATCCACCTCGAAGCCACGCTTACCAACGGCGTCGTCCTGCTCCACATGCGCGACCACGGCCCCGGCATCGCCACCGACGTGCGCCGCCGCCTCTTCCGCCCGTTCACCAAATCGGCCACCGAGGCCGCCCACAGCGCCGCCGGCATCGGCCTCGGCCTCACCCTCAGCCGCCGTCTCGCCCGCGACATGGACGGCGACCTCCGCCTCGATGAGGCGTCTCACGACGGGGCTTGTTTTGTTGTCCAGCTTCCCGCCGCAGATCCGCCGCACTGACACATCACAAGGCGAGGACTCAGATAGATCCGTCGCCCCAGGTGTCGCGCAGCCTTCTCGTCTCGTCGTCGCGTCGCGCCGCTCCTCGTCGCCCGCCTTGTGCGCCAGGCGTGTCACGTTCCGATCGGCAGGGCTGAAGTAGTCCTTCGCAGACGGTTCGATCTGCACGGTTTTCCCGCCGGCACCGGGCTCGAGACCGTACTCGTACGCCAAGTCGAACAGCGGATAAGCGCAAGTCGTGTTGCCGTGCACCGAATCAATCAACAGGTCAAAGCCGGTCGGTTTTTGACGTGCCGATTCGCATCGTCCGCTGCGTATCAGGCCGAAGGATCTGGCACCGGCGTGTTATCGCGCAGATGCTCGATGCCCGCAGTATGAACGCAGAGCCGTGCATGTCTCGGATTGACCCCTCATGGAACGTGAACAGCACGTTACGTTGCGATGCGTGCGTCGGAATTGGTCATCGACCGACTCCACATCCAGTGCGTGCAACGACGGCCTATTGGCGGGTACCTTCTCCGGTCCATCAATACTGCACGACGAGGTCCTCGGCGCGGAAGTCTCCAATGACCACCGTGACTTTGTTCCCGGACGCCACCATGCCGCCGGGATTGGCGAAGATGGCGAAGTACACGCGGCCAACCGTCGGCACTTGTGTCGTCTGACGCAACGGGCCGACTTTGGGCGAACTCGCCAGTCCGAGCTGCGCGCCCGAAGCTTGGTCGATCAGGTACGGCCGGATGCCGGGGCCGCGTGTGAGGAGCGGCGCCGCTTTCTCGGCGTCAATGACACGGTAGCGGAAATCGAGCATGTAGCCGCCCGCCGAGCGCCACACGCCGACGATCTCGACGCCCCACGTCTCAGCGAGGGCTTCGTCGGCTGCCCCCGCGCGGTCCAGCTCTCCGTCGGGGGACATCTGCGCCTCATCGGTCCGCGGATACTGGGCGCATCCGGCCAAGAAAACAGCACAGACCATGAGAAATGCCATGCGGTTCATCGCGCTGAGTCTCCTGCAGTGTCTGGATCCACATACGATGCGTCCATCGCGAGACGGGTGCGCGCGGAGCCAGGCGCCGCTGTTGATACAACCACAGGTTCTGTAGCGAGCTTGGCCAGTACGGCGCGGGCGGTCTGGGCTTCCTGGCGGACCCGGAGAAACATCAGTATGCCGCCAGGCGGCACGCTCAGCGTCGGGCCGGACATCGTTACGGCTCCGCCATCGACCGCGAAACCCCGCACCGGAACGTCACGTCCATCTGGCATGTGGAGAACGGACTGCTCAGCCCTCAGATGGTACTCAATGGCTGCCGCCGGGCAGACGGCCAAGGCTACGCCGACTGGAGCGAGTGCCCAAGCGGTCCAGGCCGGTCTGTGCCGAATCATCGTCGTCTCTCCCGTCCCGCGTGACATCTCCGCCATCAATCCATGGGGGACTGGCACTCGACGCGGCACAATGCTCGTCGAGATCCCCCGCTCCTCACAGCGAGTCAGGGGTGCCGGTGCCGACGCGTTTCAGCTTGTCCATGTACCAGATCACGAGCTCACCTGTTGTGCTGTTGCCCAACAGGAAATCGTCCCTGTTGTTGTTGTTGAAATCGCCGATGCCCCCAACCGCCCAGTCTACCGGGACGGTAACGGGCAGGCCGGTGCCGTTGTCTGTGATGGCACCCGCGTTTTTGCGCACGAGCCCATTCATAAGCCAGCCGCCAAGCTGTCGGGTGCCCCCCTGATACCAAGCGATATCGCACTTGCCGTCGCCGTCGAGGTCGCCGAGGCCTGCGATAGTCCAGCCCGAAGCGGGACTGACGTTCCCGATGACGCCGATAGAGCTGATCGAGACCCCGTTCATCAGCCAGATGGCGATGTCGCCGGTCAGCGTGTCCTCCCAGAGGATGTCGGCTTTGCCGTTGCCGTTGAAGTCGCCCACGCCGCGGATCTGCCACTTCGGATCAACGGACATGAGGACCTGCGTTCGGGCCACCCCCACGCCGTTCATGAGCCAGATCGCCACTTGGTTTGTTGCCGTGTTGCGCCAGAGGATATCGGCCCGGCCGCCGCCGTTGAAGTCTCCAACACCCTGGACGCTCCAAGCGGAGCTGACGACTCGCACGATGCCGGCCGACGAGATGCTTGTGCCATTCATAAGCCAGACGGCGATCTCGTCCGTGTCCGTGTTGCGCCAGAGGATGTCGCTCTTGCCGTCGTTGCTGAAGTCGTCCACGCCCTGGACCACCCAGCCGGCATCGGGAGTGGCCGGGGTGGCTGCTTGATCAGTCGCGTCCCCCACCATGAGCCTGACCCACAGCTCCTGGCTCGCCTCGCGCATCAGGAGGTCGCTGAACCCGTTGGCGTTGAAGTCGCCGAGTCCCTGGATGGTGGGTTTCGGCTTCTTAGTAATCTCGATATGCGCCAGCATCCCGCCGGGGCCAACCGCTCCGTTCGTCAGATGAAGCGTCCGGTCGTAGACCGCGAAGGTCCCCTCCTCTTCCGGCTTCATCAACACGTCGGTCGTCTTCATCGCCGGCAGCGTCAGGCTGAACCGCTCCGCAGGATGCTCGCGGGGATACCCGTCCTCAGCCCGCACGCTCACGTAGTGGCCATAGATGGCCGGCGCATGGCTCTTGAGCCCCGCATTGAGCAGACGCACGAGCGTCCTGCCCGTGGCCCACCCGGCCGGGATCGGGGTCGCACCCGCCGAGTACGGCTGGCCGTTGACCAGGAAGTACTGTGGGTCGTAGTCAATTGGGCTCGTCACGTCCCCTGCCGGGCCGTAGTCGCCGGCGGCTACCACGTCGTGCAGATCGGGATCGAGCTCGCTGAA from Verrucomicrobiota bacterium includes:
- a CDS encoding response regulator transcription factor, whose amino-acid sequence is MPEQQILVIEDDAAIRRGVVDALQLEGYATLEAGDGDSGLRLAIEAGCDLVLLDLILPGPDGLAILGAVREKRRALPIIILTARGEEAQRVEGLRLGADDYIVKPFSVKELLARVEAVLRRSTEPPPDVDTVTFPGGRADLARRTVQSDGGKACELSQREAELLRYLASRAGRLVPRDELLARVWHVNPSYIQTRTVDMHIARLREKLGDDRDEPRIIRTVRGEGYLFVTAGDGP
- a CDS encoding VCBS repeat-containing protein, whose protein sequence is MIPYKATWKVLALVMAGMVLVAGPAAAIEYHLRAEEAVVHMPDGRDVPVWGFALNGGDVTVPGPMLTVPVGDPTLTIYLTNNLPVPVSIVIPGQTAAMTPVRHVGGPYDGRVRSFTHETEPANTTEVAYTWSSLRPGTFIYHSGTHAAIQVQMGLYGCVKKNTAAKTAYPGVVYDNEVVVFFSELDPDLHDVVAAGDYGPAGDVTSPIDYDPQYFLVNGQPYSAGATPIPAGWATGRTLVRLLNAGLKSHAPAIYGHYVSVRAEDGYPREHPAERFSLTLPAMKTTDVLMKPEEEGTFAVYDRTLHLTNGAVGPGGMLAHIEITKKPKPTIQGLGDFNANGFSDLLMREASQELWVRLMVGDATDQAATPATPDAGWVVQGVDDFSNDGKSDILWRNTDTDEIAVWLMNGTSISSAGIVRVVSSAWSVQGVGDFNGGGRADILWRNTATNQVAIWLMNGVGVARTQVLMSVDPKWQIRGVGDFNGNGKADILWEDTLTGDIAIWLMNGVSISSIGVIGNVSPASGWTIAGLGDLDGDGKCDIAWYQGGTRQLGGWLMNGLVRKNAGAITDNGTGLPVTVPVDWAVGGIGDFNNNNRDDFLLGNSTTGELVIWYMDKLKRVGTGTPDSL
- a CDS encoding HAMP domain-containing histidine kinase, whose amino-acid sequence is MRGSWHIWTVFAIGLAVALVAMAWISHEALRLERSEGEMRRAAALEEDVRLALWRIDSALGPSIARENTRPWFVYGAFYQTRGVFQRNASETEQGDVLIPSPLLINEYPNILLFFQFAPDGTLTSPQVPTGAERTLAESTYVSREQLDRAAERIAAFAGLVSREALLTALDAAPELESPAYIENAAAPFDRRHPQIAHAADRDTPQAFPVALAGMQPIAAQSNTAQDIAPRSSRMAQDSYNESEFNARTRNQMQIPSANIGLMNLLQAREPIPPSTPLQAVWIGDALLLARTVQINGATSIQGCWLDWPSLRTALLDEVRDLLPNALLEPAPFANEPGRMLAALPVRIVPGNKPESAKLLPSPIRLTLTIAWVCVVLGAAAVAVLLAGTVRLSERRGAFVSAVTHELRTPLTTFRIYTDLLAHGARQDDAKRRQYIETLSAEADRLSHLVENVLAYARLTGRPAGRSAEIVSVEHLLERVTGRLSDRAARAGMELVVEQDDAAGTTAIRADETVVEQILLNLVDNACKYAASAADRRIHLEATLTNGVVLLHMRDHGPGIATDVRRRLFRPFTKSATEAAHSAAGIGLGLTLSRRLARDMDGDLRLDEASHDGACFVVQLPAADPPH